One genomic region from Antedon mediterranea chromosome 3, ecAntMedi1.1, whole genome shotgun sequence encodes:
- the LOC140045228 gene encoding uncharacterized protein: protein MADDTFIHFTLAPNISADYSSMALGDDVNEFESSYILATIVIMFGVFIHISNIFIILTVFNLKSASNPDALILSLSVVDYAMTITVFPVAAYHFWTGHEIPSWACTMCAFLVTVNIVFSTTVVSLMTIDRLLAIKKPIIYKLYLTTVNTIKILIVVLLVSIGTAAISLTDLIHLQYDGNDCLFEAKSWYTILILSLIYPQIPVVVYTYSEFVHALKMFEPRQHQTTTYNANNVEKEKPNWFRRPKTKPKSDQKSGSGNHSVSFKRCIRMSRTVAAIVILYYIPCLIWTTSVLTDWILGRHLSMFSHISLSLIMIDSSFNIVVYAVMCLHYRRSFHRIVCLPLRMCGMNCSNELPLGLTKSEVRHISNRMDLREAQSPGITKRGRTHHTPGRDRSVEDMVPIDNPAFSNSGNASEDVISESSLRKSRIEETSADYIESNSVVQTSEVVIQLKDENVKTSGPQNGEVENVFFP from the exons ATGGCAGACGacacattcattcattttactttGGCGCCGAATATTTCAGCAGACTATAGTAGTATGGCTCTAGGTGATGACGTCAATGAGTTTGAAAGTTCCTATATTCTAGCAACTATTGTGATAATGTTCGGTGTTTTTATACACATatctaatatttttattatacttacTGTATTTAACTTAAAATCTGCAAGCAATCCTGACGCTTTAATATTATCTTTATCAGTTGTTGATTACGCTATGACGATTACTGTGTTCCCCGTGGCAGCCTACCATTTTTGGACGGGTCATGAGATACCATCCTGGGCCTGCACGATGTGCGCATTCCTCGTAACTGTAAATATAGTTTTCTCTACCACCGTTGTATCGTTAATGACTATTGATCGTTTACTTGCAATTAAAAAACCAATAATTTATAAACTCTACTTAACTACTGTTAATACGATTAAGATTTTAATTGTTGTATTGCTTGTGTCTATTGGAACGGCGGCTATTTCTTTAACGGATCTCATACATTTGCAGTACGATGGAAATGATTGTTTATTTGAAGCGAAAAGTTggtatacaatattaatattatcattgatATATCCACAAATTCCAGTTGTTGTTTATACGTATAGTGAGTTCGTACACGCGTTGAAGATGTTTGAACCGCGACAACATCAAACAACAACGTATAATGCAAACAATGTAGAGAAGGAGAAACCAAACTGGTTCCGTCGTCCTAAGACTAAGCCTAAGTCAGACCAGAAAAGTGGAAGCGGAAACCATTCTGTGAGTTTTAAACGCTGTATTCGGATGTCTAGGACAGTAGCCGCTATTGTTATTCTGTATTACATTCCATGCTTAATTTGGACG ACGTCTGTTCTTACTGACTGGATACTGGGGAGGCACCTCAGTATGTTCAGCCATATATCGCTATCTTTAATTATGATCGACTCTTCTTTCAATATCGTCGTCTATGCAGTTATGTGCCTACATTACCGACGGAGCTTTCATAGAATCGTCTGTTTGCCACTGCGCATGTGTGGTATGAACTGTTCTAATGAACTTCCACTTGGCTTGACAA AGAGTGAAGTAAGGCATATCTCAAATCGAATGGATCTTCGGGAAGCCCAAAGTCCGGGTATTACCAAGAGAGGACGCACTCACCATACCCCTGGAAGAGATCGATCCGTAGAAGACATGGTACCCATTGATAATCCAGCATTTTCTAATTCTGGAAACGCTAGTGAAGACGTCATCTCGGAGTCTAGCCTTCGCAAGTCCAGAATCGAAGAAACTAGCGCAGATTATATAGAATCAAATAGCGTTGTACAAACTAGCGAAGTTGTCATTCAACTTAAGGATGAAAACGTTAAAACGTCTGGCCCACAAAATGGAGAAGTGGAGAATGTCTTTTTTCcttaa